The Pyrococcus horikoshii OT3 genome includes a window with the following:
- a CDS encoding threonine--tRNA ligase has translation MRILLIHSDYIEYEVKDKAIKNPEPISEEEKKGRMDEVLVAFISVEKVDETNPEEVVSKAVEEIINVASQVKAENVFVYPFAHLSSELAKPSVAQEILRKVYEGLKEKGYNVGKAPFGYYKAFKISCKGHPLAELSRTIIPEGAKEEEVPEALKKEETELVSYWYILTPEGELIEVDKFDFTGYENLRKFANYEISKSRIAEKEPPHVKLMLEHELVDYEPGSDPGNLRYYPKGRLIKSLLEQYVTEKVIEYGAMEVETPVMYDFEHPALEKYLNRFPARQYIVLSGDKKYFLRFAACFGQFLISKDAVISYRHLPLRMYELTRYSFRREKRGELSGLRRLRAFTMPDMHTLAKDLEQAKDEFKKQFKLSMEVLKGVGLTPEDYEVAIRFTEDFWKENRDFIVELVKIIGKPVLIEMWKQRFFYFILKFEFNFVDNLDKAAALSTVQIDVENAERFGIKYYDENGEEKYPLILHCSPSGAIERVMYAILEKQAKLMQEGKKPMLPLWLSPIQVRVIPVSEEYLDYALYIAGKLEGARIRVDVDDEDERLNKKIRRAEKEWIPYIVVVGAKEKESGTITVRRREDGKQYETRLEELIKEIKEKVEGFPYKPRPLPLLLSKRPKFRG, from the coding sequence ATGAGGATACTACTTATCCATAGTGACTACATCGAGTACGAGGTTAAGGATAAGGCCATAAAGAACCCCGAGCCGATAAGTGAAGAAGAGAAGAAGGGTAGGATGGATGAAGTTCTAGTCGCTTTTATAAGCGTTGAGAAGGTTGATGAGACTAATCCTGAAGAAGTTGTAAGTAAGGCCGTTGAGGAAATAATAAACGTCGCGAGCCAAGTAAAGGCCGAGAATGTCTTCGTTTATCCATTTGCCCACTTAAGCAGTGAACTTGCAAAACCTTCAGTAGCCCAGGAGATCCTCAGGAAGGTCTATGAGGGCTTAAAAGAAAAGGGGTATAACGTTGGAAAAGCACCCTTCGGTTATTATAAGGCCTTTAAGATAAGCTGTAAAGGTCATCCGCTAGCTGAGCTCAGCAGGACGATAATTCCAGAGGGAGCGAAGGAGGAGGAAGTTCCAGAGGCCCTGAAGAAGGAAGAGACTGAGTTGGTCAGCTACTGGTACATCTTAACCCCGGAGGGAGAATTGATCGAGGTTGACAAGTTCGACTTCACTGGCTATGAAAACTTGAGGAAATTCGCTAATTATGAGATAAGCAAGAGCAGGATTGCTGAAAAAGAACCACCACATGTGAAATTAATGCTGGAGCACGAGCTCGTTGATTACGAACCAGGGAGCGACCCAGGAAATTTAAGGTACTATCCAAAGGGAAGGTTGATCAAATCCCTTTTGGAGCAGTATGTGACCGAGAAAGTAATAGAGTATGGAGCTATGGAAGTTGAGACTCCCGTTATGTATGACTTTGAGCACCCGGCCCTAGAGAAATACCTCAACAGGTTCCCTGCAAGGCAATATATAGTGCTGAGTGGAGATAAAAAGTACTTCCTAAGGTTTGCAGCATGTTTTGGACAGTTCCTTATAAGTAAGGATGCGGTCATAAGTTACAGGCATCTACCACTAAGAATGTATGAACTAACTAGGTACTCCTTTAGAAGAGAGAAGAGGGGAGAACTCTCTGGGCTGAGGAGGCTTAGGGCCTTCACAATGCCCGACATGCATACACTTGCTAAGGATCTTGAGCAGGCTAAGGATGAGTTTAAGAAGCAGTTCAAGCTTAGTATGGAGGTTCTTAAAGGAGTTGGACTGACTCCAGAGGATTATGAAGTAGCTATAAGGTTCACCGAAGACTTCTGGAAGGAGAACAGAGATTTCATAGTTGAATTAGTTAAAATAATTGGAAAACCTGTGCTAATTGAAATGTGGAAGCAGAGATTCTTCTACTTCATACTCAAGTTCGAATTCAACTTCGTTGACAACCTCGACAAAGCAGCGGCCTTAAGCACGGTACAGATTGACGTTGAGAACGCTGAAAGGTTTGGGATTAAGTACTATGATGAGAACGGTGAGGAAAAGTATCCCCTAATCCTTCACTGCTCTCCGAGCGGAGCTATCGAGAGGGTTATGTACGCTATACTTGAAAAGCAAGCTAAGTTAATGCAGGAAGGAAAGAAGCCCATGCTTCCTCTTTGGCTCAGTCCGATTCAGGTTAGGGTAATTCCAGTTAGTGAGGAATACCTAGACTATGCCCTTTACATAGCGGGTAAGCTTGAGGGGGCTAGGATTAGGGTTGACGTTGATGACGAGGATGAAAGGTTGAACAAGAAGATAAGAAGGGCCGAGAAGGAGTGGATTCCCTACATAGTTGTCGTTGGTGCCAAGGAGAAGGAAAGTGGAACGATAACTGTAAGAAGAAGGGAAGATGGAAAGCAGTATGAGACGAGATTAGAAGAGCTGATAAAGGAGATAAAAGAAAAGGTAGAAGGGTTCCCCTACAAGCCAAGACCTTTGCCACTTCTCCTTAGCAAAAGGCCAAAGTTTAGAGGCTGA
- a CDS encoding MFS transporter, with translation MRRLKKQELIALKSREKAKYSSSIKKRGEWFYPFILFKVFSGGMAPLIPSLIVNEGGGSTEVGYASGFGSLASMVGGMIWGRLSDRLGRRKILMILGIFGSSISVLLMGISLSIKWTIILNIFYMFFLAATIPLPLSLISREFRRYEINKAIGRFNELGGWGWVVGLILGFTLITLVNPRITTLTLGLLGVLSAVFMRSKIKEVPIHIKGIKINGTPSIFTFHPRRVSLTRPQVQDGMLKTMFVSSFLFWLGSMLVLTQYPIIAKSKGFDGKALYLVSISSSVTSALMYQRVANSIIGSGMLNYVEGLILRGLGLMGLLFSTLLPSNMFLPASMLMYSILGYSWAIVSISTSSIISSRTPENKRGRIFGSYNFICSSGAIIGSLGSGYLINKMGIQVDFMIGLWLILPGIYMSSKILRREGQPLNFGLLLRRSGKGLGL, from the coding sequence GTGAGAAGGTTGAAGAAGCAAGAATTAATCGCGCTAAAATCACGGGAAAAGGCAAAGTACTCATCAAGTATTAAGAAAAGAGGGGAGTGGTTTTATCCATTCATCCTATTTAAAGTATTCTCCGGTGGTATGGCCCCACTAATTCCAAGCCTCATCGTAAATGAAGGAGGGGGCTCAACTGAAGTTGGATACGCAAGCGGATTTGGTAGTTTGGCCTCGATGGTAGGGGGTATGATCTGGGGGAGACTTAGCGATCGTCTAGGGAGAAGAAAAATCCTCATGATACTAGGAATCTTTGGAAGCTCCATCTCTGTATTGCTAATGGGAATTTCCCTCTCAATTAAATGGACAATAATTCTAAACATCTTCTACATGTTCTTCTTAGCCGCTACGATCCCACTACCATTATCCTTAATCTCAAGAGAATTTAGAAGGTACGAAATTAACAAAGCTATAGGAAGATTCAACGAACTTGGAGGATGGGGATGGGTAGTCGGATTGATACTTGGATTCACGTTAATAACCCTTGTCAACCCCAGGATCACCACCTTAACCCTGGGTTTGCTTGGAGTTTTATCTGCGGTCTTTATGAGAAGCAAGATAAAGGAGGTACCGATCCACATCAAAGGAATTAAGATCAACGGTACCCCCTCCATCTTTACATTTCATCCGAGGAGGGTATCATTAACGAGACCCCAAGTCCAAGATGGGATGCTAAAAACGATGTTTGTTTCATCCTTTTTATTCTGGCTGGGATCAATGCTCGTGCTTACCCAGTACCCTATAATTGCTAAAAGTAAAGGCTTTGATGGGAAAGCCCTGTATTTAGTGAGCATCTCAAGCTCAGTAACCTCGGCCCTAATGTACCAGAGGGTTGCGAACTCGATAATTGGGAGTGGAATGCTAAACTATGTCGAGGGTTTAATCTTGAGGGGCCTTGGATTGATGGGTCTGCTGTTTTCAACCCTCCTTCCCTCCAATATGTTCCTCCCCGCATCCATGTTAATGTACTCAATTTTAGGATACAGCTGGGCCATAGTGAGCATCTCAACTTCCTCGATAATCTCCTCCAGAACCCCAGAGAATAAAAGGGGAAGAATATTTGGCTCGTACAATTTTATTTGTTCCAGCGGAGCGATAATTGGAAGCTTAGGAAGTGGCTACCTTATAAATAAAATGGGAATTCAAGTGGACTTTATGATTGGGCTTTGGCTTATATTACCTGGAATATACATGAGCTCAAAAATTTTAAGAAGGGAGGGTCAGCCTCTAAACTTTGGCCTTTTGCTAAGGAGAAGTGGCAAAGGTCTTGGCTTGTAG